One genomic segment of Aliarcobacter cibarius includes these proteins:
- a CDS encoding threonine/serine exporter family protein, producing MKNLSYEEQSIITRGIIKAAVLMSEYGAESILIEQTAQRLGKALGANSVELSLIPSAIVLTTLYNDQSVTTTRRVHHKPINMSIVCEIQKIVLKMEKNDHDINYLYTILKNIEPNYYNRWLVVIMVGLACSSFAYLQGGDLLSLVTTFAASSIAMFTRQELAKRRFVMIITFGITAFVATLIAGISKMYGFSSTPNIALAASILLLAPGFAFVNSFLDSFKGYMMMGWGRWMEGSILTLATSVGVIFAIALLKI from the coding sequence ATGAAAAATTTAAGCTACGAAGAACAATCAATAATCACAAGAGGTATCATAAAAGCGGCTGTGTTAATGAGTGAATATGGTGCTGAAAGTATTTTAATAGAACAAACTGCACAAAGATTAGGTAAAGCTTTGGGTGCTAATAGTGTAGAACTTTCACTCATTCCTTCAGCAATAGTTTTAACAACTCTGTACAACGATCAATCAGTTACTACAACAAGAAGAGTTCATCACAAACCTATTAATATGAGTATAGTTTGTGAAATTCAGAAAATAGTTTTAAAAATGGAAAAAAATGACCATGATATAAATTATTTATACACAATTTTAAAAAACATTGAACCAAACTACTATAATCGCTGGTTAGTTGTAATAATGGTAGGACTTGCTTGTAGTAGCTTTGCCTATTTACAAGGTGGTGATTTATTATCATTGGTAACTACATTTGCAGCTTCAAGTATTGCTATGTTTACTAGACAAGAACTCGCAAAGCGAAGATTTGTGATGATTATTACTTTTGGAATAACCGCATTTGTTGCAACTTTAATTGCTGGAATATCAAAAATGTACGGTTTTAGCTCTACTCCAAATATTGCACTTGCAGCCAGTATTTTATTATTAGCACCTGGATTTGCGTTTGTAAACTCTTTTCTAGATTCTTTTAAAGGTTATATGATGATGGGTTGGGGACGTTGGATGGAAGGAAGTATTCTTACACTTGCAACGTCAGTTGGAGTTATTTTTGCTATTGCACTTTTAAAAATTTGA
- a CDS encoding threonine/serine exporter family protein gives MELILKLVIEGIFASFASLGFGMVFNVPKYTLKYCALGGAIVYDLRTIFLSLDFGIEISTFFASAIIGIIALYWSRKYKIPRPVYTVASIIPILPGTYAFSAMISLIDINRYGINPELIEIFIHNGLKSVSILFAITFGLVLPSLYFLRLNRPVI, from the coding sequence ATGGAATTAATTTTAAAACTTGTTATTGAAGGTATTTTTGCTAGTTTTGCCTCTTTAGGATTTGGCATGGTTTTTAATGTCCCTAAATATACATTAAAATATTGTGCACTAGGTGGAGCAATAGTTTATGATTTAAGAACTATATTTTTAAGTTTAGATTTTGGAATAGAAATATCAACATTTTTTGCATCAGCAATTATAGGAATAATTGCTCTTTATTGGTCAAGAAAATATAAAATTCCAAGACCTGTATATACAGTTGCTTCGATTATTCCTATTCTTCCAGGAACATATGCATTTAGTGCCATGATATCTTTAATAGATATAAATAGATACGGAATAAATCCTGAATTAATTGAAATATTTATTCACAATGGTTTAAAATCTGTTTCCATTTTATTTGCTATTACTTTTGGGCTTGTTCTTCCATCTTTATACTTTTTAAGATTGAACAGACCAGTTATTTAA
- a CDS encoding menaquinone biosynthesis decarboxylase: protein MKKAIELLKKHNLLKIIDDELDINLEVPHVAYVEVKRPDSKAVLFTNVVDKKNNKKFKEPVLMNVFCNEEAVKLFIGDGNKIAAEIESLLKLKPPVTFSEKLSTFGKLFSLKNTIPKKLKGKGECQEVIKLGNDAKLSDLPVITTWEEDGGPFITMGQVYTQSLNGELKNLGMYRLQVFPDNTLGMHWQIHKDSNHFFHEYKKAGKKMPVSIGIGGDPMYIWCGQAPLPIGVFELMLYGFVKNSPARLVKSITNDIWVPEDNDYIIEGFVDTSKLKIEGPFGDHTGYYTLEEEFPFMEVSAITSKKDPVFLATVVGKPPLEDKYMGYATERIFLPLLKTTAPDLIDYYMPENGVYHNLILAKINSFYPGHANQMMHAFWGVGQMSFVKHAIFVNNDAPKLTSHDEIIRYILNRINIEDILVTKGVVDHLDHSSPKFAVGGKLGLDCTGDEIQELGITLLEDTELLNKMQNITNEIRSLKQYYKDTKNPICVISVDKKRSQKYIFEDLKPLFPHIKILVIVDEKANDLENPYMLIWRVTNNIDSNRDLFIEGNTLCLDGTNKNSFDNFSRRWPGDVNCTKEVIDSLRSRKIIDIDDEFIKTHQLY, encoded by the coding sequence ATGAAAAAAGCAATAGAACTATTAAAAAAACACAATCTTTTAAAAATTATTGATGATGAACTTGACATAAATCTTGAAGTTCCTCATGTGGCTTATGTTGAGGTAAAAAGACCAGATTCAAAAGCAGTTCTTTTTACAAATGTAGTAGATAAAAAAAATAATAAGAAATTTAAAGAACCAGTTTTAATGAATGTTTTTTGTAATGAGGAAGCTGTAAAATTATTTATCGGAGATGGTAATAAAATAGCAGCAGAGATAGAATCTTTATTAAAATTAAAACCACCAGTTACTTTTAGTGAGAAGTTATCAACTTTTGGTAAGTTGTTTTCATTAAAAAATACAATTCCTAAAAAATTAAAAGGAAAAGGTGAGTGCCAAGAAGTTATAAAATTAGGAAATGATGCAAAGCTTAGTGATTTACCAGTTATTACAACTTGGGAAGAAGATGGTGGACCATTTATTACTATGGGACAAGTTTATACACAAAGTTTAAATGGGGAGTTAAAAAATCTTGGTATGTATAGACTCCAAGTTTTTCCTGATAATACTCTAGGAATGCATTGGCAAATACACAAAGATAGTAATCATTTTTTCCATGAATATAAAAAAGCTGGCAAAAAAATGCCAGTAAGTATAGGTATTGGTGGAGATCCTATGTATATTTGGTGTGGACAAGCACCTCTTCCAATTGGTGTTTTTGAACTTATGTTATATGGATTTGTAAAAAATTCTCCAGCACGTCTTGTTAAATCTATTACAAATGATATTTGGGTTCCAGAAGATAATGATTACATTATAGAAGGTTTCGTTGATACTAGTAAGTTAAAAATCGAAGGACCTTTTGGAGATCATACAGGTTATTATACTTTAGAAGAAGAGTTTCCTTTTATGGAAGTTAGTGCAATTACATCTAAAAAAGATCCTGTATTTCTAGCAACAGTTGTTGGGAAACCACCTTTAGAAGATAAATATATGGGGTATGCAACAGAGAGAATATTTTTACCACTTTTAAAAACAACTGCACCTGATTTGATAGATTATTATATGCCGGAAAATGGTGTTTATCATAATCTTATCTTGGCAAAAATAAATAGTTTTTATCCAGGACATGCAAATCAAATGATGCATGCATTTTGGGGAGTAGGGCAAATGAGTTTTGTAAAACATGCTATTTTTGTAAATAATGATGCTCCTAAGCTAACTTCTCATGATGAGATAATAAGATATATATTAAATAGAATAAATATTGAAGATATTTTAGTAACAAAAGGAGTAGTTGATCATTTAGATCACTCTAGTCCTAAATTTGCTGTTGGTGGAAAACTTGGACTTGACTGTACTGGAGATGAAATTCAAGAATTAGGTATTACTTTACTTGAAGATACAGAACTTTTAAATAAAATGCAAAATATTACGAATGAAATAAGAAGTCTTAAACAATATTATAAAGATACAAAAAATCCGATTTGTGTTATTAGTGTAGATAAAAAAAGATCTCAAAAATATATCTTTGAAGATTTAAAACCTCTATTTCCTCATATTAAAATTTTAGTAATTGTTGATGAAAAAGCAAATGATTTAGAAAATCCATATATGTTAATTTGGAGAGTTACAAATAATATTGATTCAAATAGGGATTTATTTATAGAAGGTAATACACTTTGTCTTGATGGTACAAATAAAAATAGTTTTGATAACTTTAGTAGAAGATGGCCTGGTGATGTAAATTGCACAAAAGAGGTTATTGATTCTTTAAGAAGTAGAAAAATTATAGATATTGATGATGAATTTATAAAAACACACCAGTTATATTAA
- a CDS encoding NADH-quinone oxidoreductase subunit A — protein sequence MSTELILASTIFIAIGVVLSLFFVSTKHIGPNNKDSIIKNSVYESGVTNPIGTTKIRFSIKFYLVAISFLLFDVELVYMFPWAINVVELGYMGLVKMFIFMGLLFAGLIYIYKKKALLWD from the coding sequence ATGTCAACTGAGTTAATCCTAGCTTCTACTATTTTCATCGCAATTGGTGTAGTTTTATCTCTGTTCTTTGTCTCAACTAAGCATATTGGGCCAAATAACAAAGACTCTATTATTAAAAATTCTGTCTACGAAAGTGGGGTTACAAACCCAATTGGTACTACAAAAATAAGATTTTCTATTAAATTTTATTTAGTTGCTATATCATTCTTACTGTTTGACGTTGAGTTAGTATATATGTTTCCTTGGGCTATAAATGTTGTAGAACTAGGATATATGGGACTAGTAAAAATGTTCATCTTTATGGGATTATTATTTGCTGGATTAATCTATATCTATAAGAAAAAGGCTTTATTATGGGATTAG
- a CDS encoding NADH-quinone oxidoreductase subunit B, whose product MGLGIESSLGDSILTTKLDAAVNWGRSYSLWPMAFGTACCGIEFMAVAASRYDVSRFGAEVVRFSPRQADLLIVAGTISYKQAPILKKIYEQMCEPKWVISMGACACSGGFYDNYATVQGIDEIIPVDEYVAGCPPRPEAVLDAIMRIQEKAKNESIIKDRVKEYKGFLDA is encoded by the coding sequence ATGGGATTAGGAATTGAATCAAGTTTAGGTGACAGCATACTAACAACAAAGCTTGATGCTGCTGTAAATTGGGGAAGATCTTATTCTCTTTGGCCAATGGCATTCGGAACTGCGTGTTGTGGTATTGAATTTATGGCAGTTGCTGCATCAAGATATGATGTTTCAAGATTTGGAGCTGAAGTTGTAAGATTTTCTCCAAGACAGGCAGATTTACTTATAGTTGCAGGAACAATTTCATACAAACAAGCTCCTATTTTAAAAAAAATATATGAACAAATGTGTGAACCAAAATGGGTTATTTCTATGGGTGCATGTGCTTGTAGTGGTGGTTTTTATGACAACTATGCAACAGTTCAAGGAATCGATGAAATAATTCCTGTAGATGAATATGTAGCTGGTTGTCCTCCAAGACCAGAAGCTGTTCTTGATGCTATTATGAGAATTCAAGAAAAAGCAAAAAATGAATCAATTATAAAAGATAGAGTAAAAGAGTATAAAGGATTTTTAGATGCTTAA